From Diadema setosum chromosome 5, eeDiaSeto1, whole genome shotgun sequence, the proteins below share one genomic window:
- the LOC140228773 gene encoding uncharacterized protein — protein MKLLVLTLSVLGVALGLPTDKVCNVIRLHAQLGSPTLGTIDENAISANHFELVLSDLDDGFLPEVEYDVITKGNGKPFQEFVVTAENTDSHCEHGELIDRYGVAKTNRTCPHMVKHSAPTDMQKVTLGWVAPQCGCVTFRATVKTNGHTFSESEKGRGFMTKQVCMAVTEDSREPAAEEEEQDATEEPLHNGEIYETIERFCEEGQQRGPKNAAIVQECCELAVHQRRICLTQKIPSAEDDLHRLGKFCSRMVGNFFDEHPLLASAVTVRRCCEIAGDVERLTCITEEKMAHYNEICAIKMTERNMTDGRQGKTCCHREGEDRYSCFERRNFNMPQKRREERLRQRMRALLETRLERICNFVERSTLPSARNRNYETCCEVERIDEALMCFKETQEDSFDRLCARTARGRGRAQRGNVHPCCGQNNVNRYKCFERRQPQKRIDPNDGNVTRPSNMSERRFSLIGRPTRMDRLCSQSNDTEVRSCCRKNKVLMKKKCFDDMKAKYVSRQCNGRSQEIAHSVNAAMEYSILRIELNPEHECCLVEGEERRRCIKGLQAMRTESNDGDATQQVERDSTSDRTGQKWMREESRQNEAICAMVNDNLAIADVRLVSCCGLDPEDQRNCLAGLRRSHFTSLCKDRNDDQIAIFTTILATEDQVDSTHRCCVRPNADIRAACFSRIERHVAMLAYSPPIVSEMDNLRTELLGVAELNRLDRVCEDLETATRFELRGRWPVKKCCRYRNYRRYTCILAEGKKMADKSCDGPRQRIYFPVGFYGEFISPEYNGPVLDSTHPCCRLSGEMRYDCIKDASYAVLTLRVPELDARPFAEFFQVMPAQSRFAYDHQSSVCTAAYDFQYFYDNLEDGLDVELDQPVLIESALQDIQDELDEEITDAEEDAAELQNSQGQEAEEEEEEEEEEDDDDDDRRRRRRSVKRPTELKVKQATGNIYGIDGLLACCDLENEAERQTCMTNLWLSELRETCLSLPDLPTPSESESESQSQLQSTLESTSTTSQSANMFLAPAPLRADTGVQEQTVSETDSQTGEEESDEERFRRCCSMSGSEQEYCFQNHYSPSAPSSQTDSSAASEGSQQDSSENPYNSEGSESDNESEDSENGEPEELEESESEDVDQDMEEEEEEEEIESEGGGPAGLVDITKNNQGLTTEDVDGSINQEPNEQMESGSEGQDIDGEEEESESEGLEGNGPQGQMESESEGQDVDGEEEEEEESESDGLGGNDPQGQMESESEGQDMDGEEEEEEESESDGLGGNDPQGQMESESEGQDMDGEEEEEEESESEGLGGNGPQGQMESESEGQDMDGEEEEEESESEGLGGNDPQGLIESESEGQDMDGEEEEEESESEGLGGNDPQGQMESESEGQDMDGEEEEEESESEGLGGNDPQGQIESESEGQDMDGEEEEEESESEGLGGPQGLIENESEGQDMDGEEEEESESEGLGRNDPQGQMESESEGQDMDWEEEEEESESEGLGGNGPQGQMESESESQDMAGEEEELESESEGSDSESPDTEEEESESESSNGQIPQGQSQGSESESQSGGFPFFNWWGNEEEEEEEEEDDRRRKRDIWAAAKLIEGLDEDDDQELSTRPNVHSPSRKTKNHERGHRGNRGKKRQNESNFLMYILKALINDDVFSKTCTHLTEADGLPEMINVITSLANYGMDSKGKTSKYKRRNGTSGNYENLIPEMTKCCALNETEGRVDCVTAIKETLIDGICDVQTSSSQGPQKENARRKKRQFLQCCGQADEERYSCFDDFFSTPLLDGQEEHETNGTTQSFGWFGWFSKAVGKFMAAIDDEETDQGVDEEPVEPTDAPEAEVEASTDVRGQLVRLACCTAGKASSTLIGSILTTTCEESSTTYAGLVAEEMAAECKEAYLSNVGQD, from the exons TCATCACAAAGGGTAACGGGAAGCCATTCCAGGAGTTTGTAGTCACGGCAGAGAACACCGACAGCCATTGTGAGCATGGCGAGCTCATTGACAGATACGGCGTGGCCAAGACGAACCGAACATGTCCGCATATGGTCAAACACAGCGCCCCCACCGATATGCAGAAGGTCACACTCGGCTGGGTAGCACCGCAGTGCGGCTGCGTGACGTTCAG GGCCACGGTCAAAACTAATGGACACACCTTTTCTGAGtcagagaaagggagagggttCATGACGAAGCAAGTCTGCATGGCAG TGACTGAAGATTCAAGGGAGCCCGCTGCTGAAGAGGAGGAGCAAGACGCGACGGAAGAGCCGCTCCACAATGGTGAAATCTACGAGACAATTGAGCGCTTTTGTGAGGAAGGGCAGCAGAGAGGGCCCAAAAATGCGGCCATCGTTCAGGAGTGCTGCGAACTAGCTG TTCATCAGCGGCGAATTTGCCTCACACAGAAAATTCCTAGCGCAGAAGATGATCTCCATCGTCTAGGAAAGTTCTGCAGCAGAATGGTGGGCAATTTCTTCGATGAGCATCCTCTTCTAGCCTCCGCCGTAACTGTCCGTCGATGCTGCGAGATAGCAGGGGACGTGGAGCGCCTGACGTGCATAACGGAAGAAAAGATGGCGCACTACAACGAAATATGTGCCATAAAGATGACCGAGAGAAATATGACAGACGGGAGGCAGGGCAAAACATGCTGCCACCGAGAGGGAGAGGATCGCTACTCGTGCTTCGAAAGACGCAATTTCAACATGCCGCAGAAACGAAGAGAGGAACGGCTGCGACAGAGGATGAGAGCCCTTCTCGAGACTCGGCTGGAACGCATCTGCAACTTTGTCGAGCGCAGCACGCTCCCCTCTGCAAGGAACCGAAACTACGAGACATGCTGCGAGGTGGAGAGGATTGACGAGGCTCTGATGTGCTTCAAGGAGACCCAAGAGGACAGCTTTGATCGTCTCTGCGCAAGAACGGCACGTGGGCGTGGTAGGGCACAAAGAGGAAACGTGCATCCATGTTGTGGCCAGAACAACGTAAATAGGTACAAATGTTTTGAGCGGAGACAGCCACAGAAAAGAATCGACCCCAATGACGGGAACGTGACCCGTCCATCAAACATGAGCGAGCGAAGATTTTCACTTATCGGTCGACCCACAAGAATGGACAGATTGTGTAGTCAGTCGAATGATACCGAAGTCAGATCGTGTTGCCGAAAAAACAAGGTTCTCATGAAGAAGAAGTGTTTCGACGACATGAAAGCAAAATACGTTTCAAGGCAATGCAATGGCCGGTCCCAAGAAATTGCGCACTCTGTTAATGCGGCAATGGAATACAGTATCCTGAGAATAGAGCTTAATCCCGAACACGAATGCTGCTTGGTTGAAGGCGAAGAGCGCCGACGATGCATCAAAGGTCTTCAAGCCATGAGGACCGAGTCTAACGATGGCGATGCCACACAGCAAGTGGAACGGGACAGTACTTCTGATAGGACAGGACAGAAGTGGATGAGGGAAGAGAGCAGACAGAATGAGGCCATTTGCGCTATGGTTAACGACAACCTTGCTATTGCAGATGTGCGACTGGTGTCTTGCTGCGGATTAGACCCCGAGGATCAACGGAACTGTTTGGCTGGTCTAAGAAGAAGTCATTTTACCTCTTTATGTAAAGATAGGAATGACGATCAGATTGCCATATTCACGACCATCTTGGCAACCGAGGATCAAGTTGACAGCACTCACAGGTGCTGTGTGAGACCAAATGCTGACATCAGGGCCGCATGCTTTTCTCGAATTGAGAGACATGTAGCTATGCTGGCATACAGTCCTCCCATAGTGTCCGAGATGGACAACCTCCGAACAGAGCTCCTGGGAGTAGCTGAGTTAAATCGCCTAGACAGAGTTTGCGAAGACCTTGAGACCGCAACAAGGTTTGAACTTAGGGGAAGATGGCCCGTCAAAAAATGCTGTCGCTACAGAAACTATCGCCGATACACGTGCATCCTCGCAGAGGGAAAGAAGATGGCCGACAAATCATGCGACGGACCAAGACAAAGAATCTATTTCCCGGTTGGATTTTACGGTGAATTCATTAGCCCTGAATACAATGGTCCTGTTCTTGACTCGACACATCCCTGTTGCCGATTGAGTGGCGAGATGCGGTATGATTGTATTAAGGATGCAAGCTACGCTGTACTAACACTGCGTGTTCCCGAATTGGACGCAAGGCCGTTTGCTGAGTTCTTTCAGGTCATGCCCGCGCAGTCAAGATTTGCTTATGACCATCAGTCCTCTGTGTGCACAGCCGCGtatgattttcaatatttctatGACAATCTTGAAGATGGATTAGACGTGGAATTGGATCAACCAGTCCTTATAGAATCTGCATTACAGGATATACAGGATGAGCTTGACGAGGAGATCACAGATGCTGAAGAAGATGCGGCAGAGCTACAAAATAGTCAGGGGCAAGAAgcagaagaggaagaagaggaggaggaggaggaggatgacgatgacgatgaccGTCGGAGGCGAAGACGATCAGTCAAACGACCAACCGAACTCAAGGTGAAGCAAGCTACAGGGAACATCTATGGGATAGATGGGTTGTTGGCCTGTTGTGATTTGGAAAACGAAGCCGAAAGACAGACATGCATGACAAATCTGTGGCTTAGTGAGCTTAGGGAAACATGCTTATCTTTACCTGATTTACCAACACCATCTGAATCTGAATCCGAATCGCAATCTCAGCTGCAATCTACTCTTGAATCCACATCTACAACCAGCCAAAGTGCCAATATGTTCCTGGCACCTGCACCGTTGCGAGCAGATACTGGAGTGCAAGAGCAGACCGTATCAGAAACAGATTCGCAGACCGGGGAGGAAGAAAGTGATGAAGAACGTTTTAGGAGATGTTGCTCGATGTCAGGTTCTGAGCAGGAGTATTGTTTCCAAAATCATTACAGCCCCAGCGCCCCAAGTTCACAAACAGACTCTTCGGCTGCTAGTGAAGGATCTCAGCAAGACAGCTCAGAAAATCCATACAACAGTGAGGGATCAGAGAGTGACAATGAAAGTGAAGATTCAGAAAATGGAGAGCCAGAGGAGCTAGAAGAAAGCGAATCAGAAGATGTGGATCAAGatatggaagaagaagaagaagaagaagaaatcgaATCCGAAGGGGGAGGACCGGCTGGATTAGTAGATATCACGAAAAACAATCAAGGACTAACTACAGAAGATGTTGATGGGTCAATTAATCAGGAACCCAACGAGCAAATGGAAAGTGGATCTGAAGGCCAAGATATAGATGGGGAGGAAGAAGAATCAGAGAGCGAAGGGTTGGAAGGAAATGGTCCTCAAGGACAAATGGAAAGTGAGTCTGAAGGCCAAGACGTGGatggggaagaggaggaggaagaagaatccGAGAGCGATGGGTTAGGAGGAAATGACCCTCAGGGACAGATGGAAAGTGAGTCTGAAGGCCAAGACATggatggggaggaggaggaggaagaagaatccGAGAGCGATGGGTTAGGAGGAAATGACCCTCAAGGACAGATGGAAAGTGAGTCTGAAGGCCAAGACATggatggggaggaggaggaggaagaagaatcaGAGAGCGAAGGGTTAGGGGGAAATGGCCCTCAAGGACAGATGGAAAGTGAGTCTGAAGGCCAAGATATggatggggaggaggaggaagaagaatccGAGAGCGAAGGGTTAGGAGGAAATGACCCTCAAGGACTAATTGAAAGTGAGTCCGAAGGCCAAGACATGGAtggagaggaggaagaagaagaatccGAGAGCGAAGGGTTAGGTGGAAATGATCCTCAAGGACAGATGGAAAGTGAGTCGGAAGGTCAAGACATGGatggggaggaggaagaagaagaatccGAGAGCGAAGGGTTAGGAGGAAATGATCCTCAAGGACAAATTGAAAGTGAGTCTGAAGGCCAAGACATggatggggaggaggaggaagaagaatccGAGAGCGAAGGGTTAGGAGGACCTCAAGGACTAATTGAAAATGAATCTGAAGGCCAAGACATGGAtggagaggaggaagaagaatccGAGAGCGAAGGGTTAGGAAGAAATGATCCTCAAGGACAGATGGAAAGTGAGTCTGAAGGCCAAGACATGGattgggaggaggaggaagaagaatccGAGAGCGAAGGGTTAGGAGGAAATGGCCCTCAAGGACAGATGGAGAGTGAGTCTGAAAGCCAAGACATGgctggggaggaggaggaattaGAATCAGAGAGTGAAGGAAGTGATTCTGAAAGTCCAGACACAGAGGAAGAAGAATCTgagagtgaaagcagcaatggTCAGATACCTCAGGGACAAAGCCAAGGATCCGAAAGTGAATCGCAAAGTGGAGGATTTCCTTTCTTTAATTGGTGGGGTAacgaggaagaagaggaggaggaagaggaagatgatcgTAGGCGAAAGAGAGACATATGGGCAGCAGCTAAGCTCATTGAAGGGCTCGACGAAGATGATGACCAGGAACTGTCTACCAGACCTAATGTGCATTCTCCATcgaggaaaacaaaaaatcatgaacGAGGTCACAGAGGAAATCGGGGGAAGAAacgtcaaaatgaaagtaattttCTGATGTATATTTTGAAAGCCTTGATAAATGATGACGTATTCAGCAAAACATGCACACATCTGACTGAGGCCGATGGACTTCCGGAAATGATTAACGTAATCACGTCGCTTGCAAACTACGGCATGGACTCGAAGGGAAAGACATCGAAATATAAGCGTCGTAATGGGACTTCGGGGAACTATGAAAACCTTATCCCTGAAATGACGAAATGCTGCGCCCTCAACGAAACAGAGGGAAGGGTTGATTGCGTCACTGCCATCAAAGAGACTCTTATTGACGGCATCTGTGATGTACAAACATCCTCCAG TCAAGGCCCACAAAAGGAAAACGCAAGGAGGAAGAAAAGACAGTTTCTCCAGTGCTGCGGCCAAGCCGACGAAGAGCGATATTCATGCTTTGACGATTTCTTCTCAACTCCATTACTAGATGGCCAG GAAGAACACGAGACCAATGGTACCACGCAGTCGTTTGGTTGGTTCGGATGGTTCAGCAAGGCCGTCGGCAA GTTTATGGCCGCGATCGACGATGAGGAAACAGACCAGGGCGTCGACGAGGAGCCCGTTGAACCCACGGATGCACCGGAGGCCGAGGTCGAGGCATCTACCGACGTTCGAG GTCAGCTGGTCAGACTAGCTTGTTGCACAGCTGGGAAGGCGAGTAGCACCCTCATCGGGTCGATTTTGACAACAACTTGCGAGGAGTCCTCGACAACCTACGCTGGGCTAGTTGCTGAGGAGATGGCGGCCGAATGCAAGGAGGCCTACTTGAG CAATGTTGGACAAGATTGA